The Impatiens glandulifera chromosome 3, dImpGla2.1, whole genome shotgun sequence genome contains a region encoding:
- the LOC124929286 gene encoding pentatricopeptide repeat-containing protein At2g17670, whose protein sequence is MGKIPPGLKQVAQYQASTILKNHSSPSPPPVPKKPRNFPDKSSNRTPRKSSTTQNPHAPSIIFKSPSLSDAKTLFNSFIASVSPSSVASKFPNSFLQSFSAVSSLDDSISLIKHMAQTHTVFSPERSTYHIILSQACKSSDVPLSSVRRTLDLMAQEGFPPDKVTTDIAIRSLCSVDRLDDAVDLIKELCLRHAPPDSYTYNCVIRCLCKNRCLSTVNNFIRELRESFDVKPDLIAYTILIDNVCNQKNLREAIRLLDLLNQEGFKPDTYVYNIIMKGYCMLSRASEVLWVFNKMNEDKVEPDLVTYNTLIFGLSKSGRVNLAQKYLKVMAEMGHFPDAVTYTSLMNGMCREGNVLSALELLEEMESKGCDPNSCTYNTLLQGLCKAKKLDKATELYSAMKSGEMKLESGSYGSLVRALCRNGRVADCYEVFDYVVDSKSLTEVSAYSTLEINLKWLKKAKEQGLAV, encoded by the coding sequence ATGGGGAAAATACCACCAGGGCTGAAGCAAGTAGCTCAGTATCAGGCATCAACTATTCTCAAAAAccattcttctccttctcctcctcccGTCCCTAAAAAGCCCCGTAATTTCCCCGATAAATCTTCCAATAGAACACCTCGCAAATCCTCAACCACCCAGAACCCACATGCTCCGTCAATCATCTTCAAGTCACCCAGCCTCTCCGATGCTAAAACCCTTTTCAATTCTTTCATCGCCTCTGTTTCCCCTTCCTCAGTCGCCTCTAAATTCCCCAACTCCTTTCTCCAATCTTTCTCTGCTGTATCTTCTCTCGATGACTCAATCTCTCTCATCAAACACATGGCACAGACCCACACCGTCTTCTCTCCAGAACGATCCACTTATCACATCATTCTCTCCCAAGCCTGTAAATCATCGGATGTCCCTCTCTCCTCCGTCCGCAGGACCCTAGACTTGATGGCACAGGAAGGCTTTCCACCGGATAAGGTCACAACCGACATCGCCATTAGGAGTCTCTGTTCTGTTGATCGTTTGGACGATGCCGTGGATTTGATCAAAGAACTCTGCTTAAGGCACGCACCTCCCGATTCCTACACTTACAACTGCGTCATCCGATGTCTCTGCAAGAACAGGTGCTTGAGTACAGTTAACAATTTCATAAGAGAATTGAGGGAGTCTTTCGATGTAAAGCCAGATCTAATTGCATATACTATCTTGATTGACAATGTCTGTAACCAAAAGAATCTCAGGGAAGCAATCAGGTTGCTTGACTTATTGAACCAAGAGGGTTTTAAGCCAGATACTTACGTCtacaatataattatgaagGGTTACTGTATGTTGAGTCGAGCTAGTGAGGTTCTTTGGGTTTTcaataaaatgaatgaagatAAAGTGGAACCTGATTTAGTAACTTATAATACACTGATCTTTGGGTTGTCGAAGTCTGGAAGGGTTAACCTAGCGCAGAAGTATTTGAAGGTCATGGCTGAAATGGGTCATTTTCCTGATGCGGTTACATATACATCTTTGATGAATGGAATGTGCAGGGAAGGAAACGTTTTGAGCGCATTAGAATTGTTGGAGGAGATGGAATCGAAAGGATGCGATCCCAATTCGTGCACTTATAACACATTGCTTCAAGGGTTGTGTAAAGCAAAGAAGCTGGACAAGGCAACTGAATTGTATAGTGCGATGAAATCAGGTGAAATGAAGCTCGAGTCTGGTTCGTATGGGTCCTTGGTGAGGGCTCTATGTAGGAATGGTAGGGTGGCGGATTGTTATGAAGTTTTTGATTATGTAGTTGATAGCAAAAGTCTGACAGAGGTTTCTGCTTATTCTACATTGGAGATTAATCTAAAATGGCTGAAGAAAGCAAAGGAACAAGGCCTTGCTGTTTAA